The DNA window CAGGGAGGCCATGGCGAAGCCCAGGCCGTACCCCCCCAGGACCACGACCAAAAAGGGCAGGACCCCTCCCGGGGTGAAGGCCAGGCGGGCCCCGGTGAGGGCCATGAGCGTCAGGCCCACCAGGAGGACCAGGAGGCCCTGGGTGAGGAGGCCTGCCAGGTTGCGCACCAGGAAGAGGGGGATGGGGCCGTAGGGGGTGAGGAAGACCTGCTCCAGGGTGCCCGTCTGGGCCTCTTCCATGAGGCCGAAGGAGAGGCTGTTGTAGGAGGAGAGGGTAAAGGTCCACAGGAGATAGCCCGCCAGCACGGCCTCGAGCCTGTCCCCGAACTCCGCGCCCGGCCCCGCCAAGAACCGGGCCCCCAGGAAGAGGAGGTAGAAGAGGAGGCTCAGGGTCACCACCCCCCCCACGAGCTCCAGGGGATAGCGGCGTAAGGTGAGGAGGCTCCGCCAGAACTCTGCCAGGAAAAGGTCAAGCACGGGCCACCACCCTTAAGAAGACCTCCAGGAGATCCGCCTCGGCCTTGGCCACCCGCCTCAGGGGCAGGGGCTTCACCGCCTCCAGCACCCGCCACAGCGCTTCCCCGTCCCCCCGGAAGAGAAAAGGCCCTTCCCCTTCCACGCCCAGGGACCGGAGGCGGCTTAGGACCTCGGCGGGTGGGGAGACCTCCAGCTCCAGGACGTAGTGCTCCCCGGCAAAGCGGGAGAGAAGGGCCTGCTTTTCCCCCTCCAACACCAGGCTTCCCCGGTGGATGATGGCCACCCGGTCGGCCAAGGCCTCGGCCGCGGAAAGCTGGTGGGTGGTGAGGAGGACGGCCTTGCCCCCCTTCGCCAGGGCCCGCACCTTTTCCTGGACCAAAAGGGCGGTCTCCACATCCAGGCCCAGGGTGGGCTCATCCAGGAGGAGCACCTCGGGGTCGTGCACCAGGGCCTGGAGGAGGGCGAGCTTCTGCTGCATCCCGCGGGAGAGGTGACGCACCTCCACCCGGGCCTTCTCCCAAAGGCCGTATTCCTCCAGGAGGACCAGGGCCCGCCTGCGGGCCGCCCCCAGGGAGAGCCCCCGGGCCACCCCGAAGTAGACCAGGTTTTCCAGGGGGGTAAGGCGCCAGTAGACGTTGCGGTTGCCTTCCAGCACCGCCCCCAGGTGGCGGAGGGCCCAGGGGTCCCGGCCGGGGTCCTTCCCCAGGAGGCGCACCTCCCCCCGGTCGGGGAGGAGGAGGCCCGCAAGCATCTTCACCGTGGTGGTTTTGCCCGCCCCGTTTTTACCCAGAAAGGCCAGGATCTCCCCCGGGCGCAGGGCGAGGCTCACGCCTTTGACCGCTTCCAGGGCGCCGAAGCGCTTGTAAAGCCCCCGGGCCTCGAGGAGGGGATCTCCCATGGGCCCATTCTAAGGCTCGGGCGGGCCCGCTACGTACCCCGCTTCCGCAAAAGCCCCCCAAAGGGCTTCTCCACCAACCCTGGCCAGGGCCTCCTATCTAGCGGGCCTCATCCTTTCTTGGTCCAGCGCCCGCTGTCCCGGGAGCGGTACTTCTCCATGGCCTTGAGAAAGGCTTCCTCGAGGTCAATCCCCTCCCGGTTGGCCAGGGAGATGAGGACGAAGAGGAGGTCGGCGAGCTCCATGGCCAGGTCCCCTTCCTCTTCCCCTGGCTTCGGCTTCTTGCCGTGGCGGTGGGCCAGGACCCGGGCCACCTCCCCAAGCTCCTCCGTGAGGCGGGCCAGCAGGAGGAGGGGAGGGAAGTAGCCCTCCTGGAATGAGGAGATCCAGGCGTCCACCCTTTCTTGGGCCTCCTTGAAGGTGAGCACGGCTACACCCCCGCCACAAAGGCGGCGAGGAGCCGCACCGCCCGCTTGACGTCCTCTAGGTCCACCATCTCCACGGGGGAGTGCATGTAGCGCAGGGGGATGGAAACGATCCCCGTGGGGATCCCCTCCCGCACCTTGGCCACCTCGTCGGCGTCGGTGCCGGACCAGCGCCCGTGGGCGTGGAGGGTGTAGGGGATGCCCTCCCGTTCCGCCGCCTCCTTTAGGCCCCGGAAGACCTGCTTGTCCACAAAGGGCCCCACGTCCAGGACCACCCCCCGGCCCAGCTCCGCCTCCCCCACCTGGGCCTGGTCCATGCCGGGGGTGGCGCTGTCGTGGGTCACGTCCACCACCACCGCCAGGTCCGGGTTTTCCCGGAAGGCGGCGGTCCTGGCCCCGTAGGCCCCGATCTCCTCCTGCACCGAGCCCACCGCCACCACCTCGGCGGAGGTCCTTCCCTGGAGGAGGCGGAGGGCCTCGAGGACCACGAAGGCCCCCAGGCGGTTGTCCAGGGCCTTGGAGACGAGCCTCTCCCCGAGAAGCCACTTGGGGGGCTGGTCCAGGACCCCCACCGCCCCC is part of the Thermus islandicus DSM 21543 genome and encodes:
- a CDS encoding nucleotide pyrophosphohydrolase; the encoded protein is MLTFKEAQERVDAWISSFQEGYFPPLLLLARLTEELGEVARVLAHRHGKKPKPGEEEGDLAMELADLLFVLISLANREGIDLEEAFLKAMEKYRSRDSGRWTKKG
- a CDS encoding M42 family metallopeptidase, with the translated sequence MSYAPDLEFLERLLHASGPSGFEEEAAEVFLERARSFAQVERDRHGNAYARIHPGGKPKVLLLGHLDEIGVIVSHVEEKGFLRLKPLGGWDPQVLVGQRLRFSGKRGPVFGVVGRKAIHVLKEEERKKAVELSELFADIGAGSKEEALAHLEVGAVGVLDQPPKWLLGERLVSKALDNRLGAFVVLEALRLLQGRTSAEVVAVGSVQEEIGAYGARTAAFRENPDLAVVVDVTHDSATPGMDQAQVGEAELGRGVVLDVGPFVDKQVFRGLKEAAEREGIPYTLHAHGRWSGTDADEVAKVREGIPTGIVSIPLRYMHSPVEMVDLEDVKRAVRLLAAFVAGV
- a CDS encoding ABC transporter ATP-binding protein, which gives rise to MGDPLLEARGLYKRFGALEAVKGVSLALRPGEILAFLGKNGAGKTTTVKMLAGLLLPDRGEVRLLGKDPGRDPWALRHLGAVLEGNRNVYWRLTPLENLVYFGVARGLSLGAARRRALVLLEEYGLWEKARVEVRHLSRGMQQKLALLQALVHDPEVLLLDEPTLGLDVETALLVQEKVRALAKGGKAVLLTTHQLSAAEALADRVAIIHRGSLVLEGEKQALLSRFAGEHYVLELEVSPPAEVLSRLRSLGVEGEGPFLFRGDGEALWRVLEAVKPLPLRRVAKAEADLLEVFLRVVARA